A region of the Dermacentor albipictus isolate Rhodes 1998 colony chromosome 4, USDA_Dalb.pri_finalv2, whole genome shotgun sequence genome:
TGAACGACACACTTTAGCTTAGTGCTGAGTGATGTATTTTGTGTATGTTGTGTGTCTGTGTTGTGAACGGCGCacatcatttcatttttcatcctGTCCATTCTGGAGTAGCATGCTAGACATGCCGCCAGGCAATTCTCTCCAGGATCAAACAatctatcgctctctctctctctctctttctctctcagcaCACGCAAAGTGGGCTCTTTCTCTCTGTTATAACGGCCATGCGTCCACACTTTGGTGCTTTGCGTAGTTTCTATGCATGTATTTCTTGGCACCGAGCATGCGGTATGAAGCGCCCTGACTGGAGTCGTTACAAGAAACAGCAAGCTGTTTCTTCCGCTAACActgtttgcttgcggcgcagccTACCCAccaaatgggcttgggcaggataCACATTGTGTTGAACTTCCTAGTTTATTTCGCATCCGCAAAAAACGCACAAATGGCCGGGGCACAGAAAAACGAGCCATTAATATGGCCTGATTAGGCCAGTGCTCTACCCGTAATTGAACGCATGTATCAGAAATGTATTTAAGCACAGTATATCATTAGACGCGCACATATTCTCAACACATTCATAGAATACTACTATTACAATATGCATACAAATATACTTTTGCGTCCAAGTGCAACAAAATAACATGGAGATCTCAAAGAAGAAAATGGGAGAACGTCGACTATGCAGCGATCATTCCTGCTTTCCCTAGCCGACTACATGGCCTAAATAAACCTCTTCTCCGTGCTCCTAACAGTTTGGTGGACATGCAGGGTACACCTCGTAGCGAccgagcctacgctgctacaacttctcCGAAGCCATCAACTTGCCGGGCAGCGGCCACCCTCACCTGACGTGCTCGAAGAAACCTGCCAGATCCTTGAAGTTTCTGACGCCACTCCGAGGCCAGCGCCTGGTGTTTTGTGGCAGTACTACCGGGTGCTGCTCAATTTTGGAGTAAAAGCCGGAGAATATGTCagcgagtggctcacgaacttcggaagggtgagccggtctaatGGTGGGGACTGCACCGCACAATTGTCCAATATTGTATTTTACCTTACCGACACAGCGCTCACCTGGTACGAGAGCCATGGAGACACGATCGCTTCAACGGAGTTTTTTGTCCATGAGCTGAAATCCTGTTTTGGAGACTCCAGTGCTAagaagaaacgcgctgaacagacgttTTCGCGAAGGGCTCAAGTTCCCGGCGACACTTTTGCTACTTATATTGAAGAATGGCTAAAACTGAGCAAAACAGTCAACTTTCAAACGTTCGAAGTTcataaagttggacatttgttgaaggGAATAGCTGAACACGTTTACATTTTTTTATAGTCAAAGAAAACTtagattccgtgtctgacgtcattcgtcactgcaggacctttgagacgctgaagatgcgacggataccAGCGAAATGAGGTCGCTTGGCTGACGAGATAGGAGATCGTGCAGACCTTCATTCAACGGCCTCCGGCCCATaataacctccggcccatctcgctcacgtcctgcgtgggcaaggtgctggagcacgtcctgCTCAACAGATGGCAAGACTACCTGGAACAAGAAGGGCTGTACTCGGCCACTTTGATCGGCTTCAGACAGCACCTcagcacgcaggacgcgatgctgTAGCTAAAATACCAAATCATCGATGACTGCGGCAGCGCCCGCGACAACAAAGCAATTCTAGGgctcgacctgcagagcgccttcgataaggtgaaacactcggCGATTCTGTCCCAAGTCTGTAAGCTCAACATGGGCGAAAGACCGTACAAGTACATCAAGGACTTCCTCACGGACAGGACCGTCGAGCTACTAGCAGGCGACCTACATacgcaagagaagaagctcgggaGCACCGGCACACCACAGGGAttggtcatttcgccgatgctgttcaactTGGTAATGTTCGGAGCGGCCGAAAAGCTCGGGCACATCGAAGACAtcaggcacaccatctacgcggatgatattacgctatgggtgaccggtggcagcgaggcccacatcgagggcgcgctgcaagccgccgtcgacgcaatagaagaccagctggaaggcaccggactacgttgttcgccgagcaaatcggagcttctcatactcccacctaccaaaaacagcagaggcaagaccagacaacacaaaaacgaaaaaatcagaatcgtccccaaatccggcaacgtgattcccgaggtcggcaaaattaggatcctaggcatggtcatagaaaagcacagaagaaacggcgaaaccatCACCCGTCTCAAGGCAAAAGCAACCAACGCGACtcgactcctcaaacgagtcacttcccgaaaggctggcatgagagaggagagcctaattaggctcgtccattccttcgtcatcagccacgtcgcgtacgttgcagcctacgACAAATGGCTGAAACACGAATGTaacaaaatcaacgtgctcatcagaagagcgtacaagacggcgcCGAGCCTGTTCGAGTCCACGAGCACGACCCGCTTGTTACAACTCGGGATACAtaatacgctcgaagaaatagccgaagcgcaatggacctctcaactggagcggctgtccatgaccaaagccgggaggaagatactggacgatctgGGAATTAGACGCTCGAACAAGGcggagatgaagctccccgtctccgaagaggtccgacgccagaccagaatcgaccccataccgaagaacatgaatcccgagttcaGCAAGGGAAGAAGAgtggcgagggccaaggctctcatcgaccagcatgccaacgacgaacacgcgtggtacgtggacgcggccgaataccaacggaacgccttcgcagcggtcgtcatagaggcgtcaaccggcgccacgaggacggcagtGAGCGTGAGAAGCACCGGAGCGGAAcaagcagaggaggtagccatcgccctggccatcgccgacgcagactgccacacggcgctgagtgactcaagacaggcggtgcgaaacttcggcAAAGGCCAAATATGCAGGGAGGCTGAGTGCGTACTGCAAGCGGTCAAACTAGAAGCacgaaaagtacgactcaagtggttcccggcgcacgcgggcgacgcgtcggaacgcaatgagaaccataatgagacggcacacgcagcggcgcgagcgctacccaaccgcgccccggcgacaaaccgtccgacgtggttcggaaccaaggaccgcatgacggattacaatgaaacCACGAAGGCCTtccgcctggctcgcaggactttcccacccccgcacccgagactgagtcgagcggaggcggtagtactgagacagctccagaccggatcgctaccgagcccgagactgatgAACCGCATATACCCCGAGACATttccgacagatatgtgcagagtctgccggagggagaccgcagactacagGCACATCTTGTGGGACGGCGTCCAATAtccagaagaagcaaaatcaagaacgctcccaccgcggctctaggcagccgcgaagagctacaaccgagacgatcagctctgggccgtccagcaggtcctcgaggcgctcgaaaggcacagacccagcgagccggcaacggcgagcggagacctgCGCCGAGTAACGGCTACttcgagcgcccaactgcaggcataaataaagttgcctccaatccaatccaatcaatccaagcattccaaagtagtaaaaaacggaattgccttGTCGCCCCTTAAGTCtcctctcaccagatcctgcatgcacaaaatgagcaccAGTTTTattgcgcaggtccggcgcctattagaagcaggttatcctagtgtagcagtggccactatggatgaacgcctaaagaagtcggtttcgacgGAAATAGACGTGATTACaggaagcagtaatagcaaagaaagagtagtggctattccgtacatttaTTCAgcgtcgcacaggcttaaaaaagttgcaagtagatatgatgttaatgttgctttcactgctcctaataagctaggtaagatatgcgctgccgtacagagaaaaaatgagcaggtaaaaggcaaaaaaaagaacagatatttgtccagtgaagcaaaATAAGAACAGCTTTGTTGTTTATGTGGTTTAATGGGTGTGGTTTATATAATTCCCCtgagctgtggccagttctatgtagggcaaacgggatggtgtatcaatcagaggctaatgaaACATATgttgttaaccggtggatcgccttctactctttccctacattgccaagattgtaactgcgcGCCAGAATTAGATGAAtacgcgatattgtacaggcataagaatgaagatacgcgccTTATGgtggaggcatggcatatctatagtggtggaagtgcgtgcatgagtcagccttcgattactttacataaggaagagattaagtgccttaacagttatctctcacgtagaccggcacatgtacccgactgacacgtggtgataccattcctgagcttgcgcagatgagttttgtgtcttcgttcttttttcgcctcagtgctcccttcagttgacagtcggtgttgtccacctctctactcttgtgtcccgtCTGCACGACTCACCTCTTTCTTGCGTAATGAGGCTAGAGTTATCAAATGGAGTGGAGTTGCATACCAGTAAAACATTGCATAACAGAACTGCGGGTCTTATATCTACTTGAAGGCATACATTT
Encoded here:
- the LOC135898345 gene encoding uncharacterized protein encodes the protein MGERPYKYIKDFLTDRTVELLAGDLHTQEKKLGSTGTPQGLVISPMLFNLVMFGAAEKLGHIEDIRHTIYADDITLWVTGGSEAHIEGALQAAVDAIEDQLEGTGLRCSPSKSELLILPPTKNSRGKTRQHKNEKIRIVPKSGNVIPEVGKIRILGMVIEKHRRNGETITRLKAKATNATRLLKRVTSRKAGMREESLIRLVHSFVISHVAYVAAYDKWLKHECNKINVLIRRAYKTAPSLFESTSTTRLLQLGIHNTLEEIAEAQWTSQLERLSMTKAGRKILDDLGIRRSNKAEMKLPVSEEVRRQTRIDPIPKNMNPEFSKGRRVARAKALIDQHANDEHAWYVDAAEYQRNAFAAVVIEASTGATRTAVSVRSTGAEQAEEVAIALAIADADCHTALSDSRQAVRNFGKGQICREAECVLQAVKLEARKVRLKWFPAHAGDASERNENHNETAHAAARALPNRAPATNRPTWFGTKDRMTDYNETTKAFRLARRTFPPPHPRLSRAEAVVLRQLQTGSLPSPRLMNRIYPETFPTDMCRVCRRETADYRHILWDGVQYPEEAKSRTLPPRL